The region AAGCAGATGAACATGCAAATCTCATCATCCAAATCAAAGACACTGGGCCAGGAATTTCTCCTGAAATCAAAGACCGCCTTTTTTTAAAGTACAACGAATTTGTTCCAGAAGGATGTGAAATCTCTGGTTCTGGACTGGGACTTTCAATCGTAAAACTTTCGTTAGAAGAATTAAACGGTTCGGTTCATGTAGATAGCGAAGTGGGAGAAGGTAGCACCTTCCAGGTCAAAATCCCAATTGTTTGGAAACGAGAAGAAGGTGTGAATGGGAAGAATAAAGACCTCACTAAACAGGAATCCAATCTCCCTGCTTTCACCAATCGGAAAAAAATTCTCATCGCCGATGACAATGAAATGAACCGAAAAGTCTTAAAAAATTATTTGCGAGCGTTACCTTTCGACATCACAGAAACGAGTAATGGGATAGAGACGGAACGAATCTTGGAATTGGAGGTGTTTGATATCGCCTTTCTGGATATCGAAATGCCAGGAAAACATGGAACTGAGATTGCCAAGTCTCTTTCTTCGCAAAAGACAAAACCGATCCTCTTTGCCTGTACGGGCTTATGTATGCCAGAAGAAAAACAACACATCCTCAATTCTGGATTTGAATACTTTATGCCCAAACCCTACTTAAAAGAGGAATTATACGCCCATTTGTCTGAAATTGCCAACAAACAGCCTTAATGGGACTCGGGAAGGTTTGGTACTTTTTCCCTTTCTTTTTTAAGCCGTTTTTTTATTGTATCCTATTTTCATGACTAAGAATGACACCGAAGTTGGAAATGACTTCCAATCCTTCGGATTACGTCCTGAAATACTACAAGGAATCACTGAAGCAGGCTTCGAATCACCAAGCCCTATCCAAAAACAAGCGATTCCGCTCGTATTGGAAGGAAAAGATTTAATCGCACAAGCGCAGACCGGTACCGGAAAAACTGCAGCTTACGGACTCCCCTGTTTGAACCGAATCAATGTGGAAGACGGCATGCAAGTGCTTGTTCTCACACCCACTCGGGAACTTGCATTGCAAGTATCAGATGAATTGTACAAACTGGGAAAACATTTAGGAATCAAAACCACCACAATTTACGGCGGTAGTTCCTATTCTAAACAAATCACTCAAGTGGCAAAAGGTGCCCAAGTTGCTGTCGCAACTCCTGGCAGACTCCTTGACCTATTAAAAGGTAAGGAACTTAAAAATTTCAAACCATCGATGGTGATTTTAGACGAAGCAGATGAAATGCTTGATATGGGATTTATGGATGATATCGAATCCATCTTTAACTTACTTCCCACAAAACGCCAAACATTATTATTTTCTGCAACAATGCCCGAACCAATTAAAAAATTGGCGAGTAAATACCAAACGCACCCTGCTCACGTAAAAATCGCTGCGACAGAAAAATCTTCTAAAAACATCGAACAAGTGTATTACATAATCGATGAAGCGGAACGTGAAATTGCTGTTGTGCGCATTTTGGATTATGAAAACCCATACAAGGCAATCATCTTCACAAAAACGAAAAAAGAAGCTGATGATCTGAAAGCAACCCTAAGTTTCAAAGGATATCCGGTAGAAGCTCTCCACGGAGACTTAAACCAAAAACAAAGAGAACAAGTTTTAAAAAGCCTCCATGATGGCCGAGTCAAAATCCTTGTGGCAACAGACGTGGCAGCACGTGGTCTTGACGTAAAAGATTTGTCTCTTGTGATCAACTACCACCTTCCTTTTGATAGCGAAAGTTATACGCACCGTATCGGTCGTACAGGCCGAGCAGGAAAATCAGGAAAGGCTGTGACTCTTGTGACTACAAGAGAATCAAGAGCCCTACTTCGCCTCAAAGGCACATCAGGAACCAACCTAACGATTGCAGCACTTCCAACGAAAAAAGAAGTCCTAACAAGACGAGAAGAAGACTTCCTGAACAAAGTCGTCGAAACAGAAATCCATGCCGATGCAGAAGAAGTCTTGGAAAAACTTTTGAAGTTAGACGACAAACGTTCTGTGGCTTTGAAGCTTCTTTCCAACATGCTCGATAAAGCTAAAATCAGTGGGCCAGAAAAAATTGGTAAAACCCCGGCCGAATGGAGCGAAATGCCTCCTGGTGGTGGTTCTTCTGGTGGCCGACGTCGTCGTGACGATGGTGGCGGATCGGGAAGTCGCGGTGGTTACCGTGGTGGACGGTCCAACAGTGATCGCAGCGAACGCGGCGATCGCGGAGAAAGAAAAGAACGTGGTGGAGATAGCCGCCGTTCCAGCACCCCAACTTCTAAAAAAGAAGGTGGAGTGTTTGTGAAAACGGCAGGGAAAAAAACTCAGCGTTTTCGGAACAAGTAGTGGCTCACAAACCACTCTTCTCCATTTCGATAGCCCCATAACTCTGCACAGGCGAGAAAGAAAACTTTCCAATAAACAAACCATTTGGTTTTTTCTGTTTCGCCGTATGTTTTAGCAAGGATAGGCATGAGCTTGTCCTTGTTTTCAATCATATTTTCATACCAAGCCTCAGATGTTCTCGCATAATGCGTCCCATTGACTACCCAGTGGTTTTCAATGAGGAAGTCTTTTTGGAAATACAAAAACAAATCATCCGATGGCATTTGGCCACCTGTGAAAAAATACTTCGCCATCCAATCCGTTTCATCAATCACTTCGAATGGATATGCAAATTCTTTGTGTGTGAAGATGTGTACAAAAAACTTTCCATCCGCCACAAGAAACTTCGATAATTTTTCGAAGAGTTTCTCGTAGTTTTTCATGTGTTCTAACATTTCCACAGACACAATTCGATCGAACTTATCTTTAGTGGTGAACTCATTCATGTCTTTTGTGATGATGGTGAGGTTTTTGATTCCTCTTTCTTTGGCACGTTTGTCGATGAATTCCTTTTGAGTGCGCGAATTAGAAACACCTGTTACTTTACATTTTGGAAATTTTTCCGCGATGTAAAGAGAGATACTTCCCCAACCACAACCAAGATCAAGAACACGCATCCCATTTTTAATTTCTGCACGTTCGACAGTGATGCGTAACATTTCTTCTTCGGATTCTGCAAATGTCGTATCGAGCGTTGGCCAATACCCAGAAGAGTATTTCATCCTTGGTCCCATGACATAGGTAAAAAATTCGCTTGGAACTTCATAATGTTGTTCGTTTGCAGCATCGGTATGCACAGCGATCGGTGAATTCTTTAATGAATTCACATAGTTCATTTTGTGTTCGAGTTGTGCCGAAGAGTTTTCTTTTCGCTCTTGTTTGATGCGCAAATCCAATAACTGGCGAATACGGAAACGAATGAGCCAATCAGGGAAAATATTTTTCTCTAAAAGTGAGTTGATGCTAAAAGAAGATGATTCTTCCTTTTTGTTAGAATCAGTGAAATTCATGTTTTGTCCTTTTTTATTTATTGTTTTGGAAACCAAGGGAAAAAAGCATTTGTGGTACGCATGTATTCTCGGAATAAATCGCCTTTCGATTGGAGAGAGTATCTCTCAGCAAAAGGGACTCCTGAGACAAATCGTAACAACACAAACATAAATATGGGAGTGAAGAGAGAAACAATGGCATAGGGCGAAGAAAGGATCGGAATCACTCCAATTCCAAGCCAAATCACCCATTCAAAGAAGTAATTGGGATGTCTTGTATACTTCCAGAGTCCAACATTACAAACCTTACCTTTGTTTGTTGGAACCGAAAGGAATTTGTGTAAATCTCGATCGGCAATCGTTTCTCCGATCACACCCAGAACAAACAAAGTCCAGCCAATCCAAACCATGAGAGTTCCGTTGGGACCAGAAAGACCTACATTTGGAAATAATGTCCATTGGGAGGCAAAGTAAAAGGGAAAAGACAAAAGAAGTGCTAGGCCTCCTTGTAACAAAAACACATTGGTGAACATCTTACTGTGGACTTTGTCACCATAGTCTTTTCGAAACCCAGCGTACCGTTTGTCCTCTGGGTGGTTTGTGCGAATGCGAGTCCAGTAGAGAAAACCAGAAAGCCGAATGGCCCAAATCCAAACAGGAAGGAGAAGCGCTAATTTTGCATACCAATTGCCCGTTCCGAAAAAAGAAAGTAGAGTGGCAATCCCCGCAATCACAAGACCCCAACCCACATCAATGACAGCGTAATTGTCTCGGGTTTTTCCCCAAAACCACATAAGAGTCATGAACGAAATAGTGAAAATAACGGCTGTTAGATACGGAATTAGAATATTGTCCAAGTGGGTTTTTCCTCTACCTTGGTTTAGACGGCGTTCAGTGAGATTTGAAGTCGTCGTAGAGTTTTTTATAGAGAATTTTTTCTAAAAACTTGGGAGAGAAAAATCGCATCCATTCTAAAAACTTACCGCTCAAATTGAACGTAACAAGCCTTGCTTCTTTGTCCTCTGCAACTTTCAAAAGAACATGAGCCACTTCCTTTGCGGTTTTGCGTTTGCCTTTCGCAGGAGCTTCCGAGAGCACCTTCCCTTCCGCATCAAGTCCCGAGGTACGAAGTGCCGTGTCAGTATAAGGGACACAAACCAGTGATACGCCTAGTCCCAATTCCATACTTTCTATGCGAAGGGCTTCGAGAGCGGCATGGAGAGCTGACTTCGATGCAGAATATGCCGCACGTCCAGGAACTCCATACAAGGCAGAGACAGTGGATGTGGTCACAATGTTCCCTTTGGCCTTCAAAAGAAGTGGAAGAAGCCCTCGGATGAATTGGATGGGACCAAAAAAATTCGTTGCGAAGGTCTTTTGGAATACCTCAATCGAAAGCGAATCAAACCGACCATGGGCAGTGATCCCTGCGTTATTAAAGAGTATATCCACACGGTCCACGCGTTTTCGAATCCAATCGATTGCATCTCTCACGGAACTAGGATCGGAAAGATCGCAAGTAACTCTGTGGATGACTGTGTCCTTATGTTTAGATTTTGGTT is a window of Leptospira sp. WS60.C2 DNA encoding:
- a CDS encoding DEAD/DEAH box helicase, with translation MTKNDTEVGNDFQSFGLRPEILQGITEAGFESPSPIQKQAIPLVLEGKDLIAQAQTGTGKTAAYGLPCLNRINVEDGMQVLVLTPTRELALQVSDELYKLGKHLGIKTTTIYGGSSYSKQITQVAKGAQVAVATPGRLLDLLKGKELKNFKPSMVILDEADEMLDMGFMDDIESIFNLLPTKRQTLLFSATMPEPIKKLASKYQTHPAHVKIAATEKSSKNIEQVYYIIDEAEREIAVVRILDYENPYKAIIFTKTKKEADDLKATLSFKGYPVEALHGDLNQKQREQVLKSLHDGRVKILVATDVAARGLDVKDLSLVINYHLPFDSESYTHRIGRTGRAGKSGKAVTLVTTRESRALLRLKGTSGTNLTIAALPTKKEVLTRREEDFLNKVVETEIHADAEEVLEKLLKLDDKRSVALKLLSNMLDKAKISGPEKIGKTPAEWSEMPPGGGSSGGRRRRDDGGGSGSRGGYRGGRSNSDRSERGDRGERKERGGDSRRSSTPTSKKEGGVFVKTAGKKTQRFRNK
- a CDS encoding cyclopropane-fatty-acyl-phospholipid synthase family protein, with product MNFTDSNKKEESSSFSINSLLEKNIFPDWLIRFRIRQLLDLRIKQERKENSSAQLEHKMNYVNSLKNSPIAVHTDAANEQHYEVPSEFFTYVMGPRMKYSSGYWPTLDTTFAESEEEMLRITVERAEIKNGMRVLDLGCGWGSISLYIAEKFPKCKVTGVSNSRTQKEFIDKRAKERGIKNLTIITKDMNEFTTKDKFDRIVSVEMLEHMKNYEKLFEKLSKFLVADGKFFVHIFTHKEFAYPFEVIDETDWMAKYFFTGGQMPSDDLFLYFQKDFLIENHWVVNGTHYARTSEAWYENMIENKDKLMPILAKTYGETEKTKWFVYWKVFFLACAELWGYRNGEEWFVSHYLFRKR
- a CDS encoding DUF1295 domain-containing protein, which gives rise to MDNILIPYLTAVIFTISFMTLMWFWGKTRDNYAVIDVGWGLVIAGIATLLSFFGTGNWYAKLALLLPVWIWAIRLSGFLYWTRIRTNHPEDKRYAGFRKDYGDKVHSKMFTNVFLLQGGLALLLSFPFYFASQWTLFPNVGLSGPNGTLMVWIGWTLFVLGVIGETIADRDLHKFLSVPTNKGKVCNVGLWKYTRHPNYFFEWVIWLGIGVIPILSSPYAIVSLFTPIFMFVLLRFVSGVPFAERYSLQSKGDLFREYMRTTNAFFPWFPKQ
- a CDS encoding SDR family NAD(P)-dependent oxidoreductase — encoded protein: MKKEFWNNTVVVITGASSGIGKALFEELAPFPCQLVLLARRAGDIPEPKSKHKDTVIHRVTCDLSDPSSVRDAIDWIRKRVDRVDILFNNAGITAHGRFDSLSIEVFQKTFATNFFGPIQFIRGLLPLLLKAKGNIVTTSTVSALYGVPGRAAYSASKSALHAALEALRIESMELGLGVSLVCVPYTDTALRTSGLDAEGKVLSEAPAKGKRKTAKEVAHVLLKVAEDKEARLVTFNLSGKFLEWMRFFSPKFLEKILYKKLYDDFKSH